One Silurus meridionalis isolate SWU-2019-XX chromosome 10, ASM1480568v1, whole genome shotgun sequence genomic window carries:
- the si:ch1073-44g3.1 gene encoding UPF0461 protein C5orf24 homolog isoform X2, with product MRSAIRTAPKMMHQVGSSNNDYGLGGLGEDGQHSSGHFELCASQSGKFYPSGPPPPLQLPIPNLPPLPQSMIKPMSCQMQDSASDFLPQAVRMRAAEAPEGSKKKKGLGKTGRRGRPAGTTKSAGYRTSTGRPPGTTRAAGFKTSPGRPLGTTKAAGYKVSPGRPPGSIKTLAKLNKLDYSACNGAPFPYTLMQKRALCEATVKEKNTSE from the exons ATGCGATCGGCCATTCGGACGGCACC aaaaaTGATGCATCAAGTAGGTAGCAGCAACAACGATTACGGATTGGGAGGCCTGGGAGAAGATGGCCAGCACTCAAGTGGACATTTTGAGTTGTGCGCCTCGCAATCGGGGAAGTTCTATCCGTCCGGGCCGCCTCCGCCGCTCCAGCTGCCCATACCGAATTTGCCGCCCTTACCGCAGAGCATGATCAAGCCCATGTCGTGCCAGATGCAGGACTCGGCGAGCGACTTCCTGCCTCAGGCCGTGCGCATGAGGGCCGCCGAGGCGCCCGAAGGCtccaagaagaagaaaggaCTCGGGAAGACAGGAAGGCGCGGCAGACCTGCGGGTACCACCAAGTCCGCTGGGTATCGGACAAGCACGGGGAGACCGCCTGGTACCACGAGGGCAGCTGGGTTCAAAACGAGCCCCGGGAGACCGCTGGGGACGACCAAAGCCGCGGGTTACAAGGTCAGTCCCGGGAGGCCTCCGGGTAGCATCAAGACATTGGCGAAACTCAACAAACTGGACTATAGCGCCTGTAACGGAGCCCCCTTCCCTTACACGCTGATGCAGAAACGGGCGCTTTGTGAAGCCACAGTCAAAGAGAAAAACACTAGCGAATGA
- the si:ch1073-44g3.1 gene encoding UPF0461 protein C5orf24 homolog isoform X1 — protein sequence MSETRGAIKEKTEMPFDKDILRRSLKMMHQVGSSNNDYGLGGLGEDGQHSSGHFELCASQSGKFYPSGPPPPLQLPIPNLPPLPQSMIKPMSCQMQDSASDFLPQAVRMRAAEAPEGSKKKKGLGKTGRRGRPAGTTKSAGYRTSTGRPPGTTRAAGFKTSPGRPLGTTKAAGYKVSPGRPPGSIKTLAKLNKLDYSACNGAPFPYTLMQKRALCEATVKEKNTSE from the exons ATGAG CGAGACCCGTGgagcaataaaagaaaagacagagatgCCTTTTGATAAGGATATTCTTCGTCGGTCTTT aaaaaTGATGCATCAAGTAGGTAGCAGCAACAACGATTACGGATTGGGAGGCCTGGGAGAAGATGGCCAGCACTCAAGTGGACATTTTGAGTTGTGCGCCTCGCAATCGGGGAAGTTCTATCCGTCCGGGCCGCCTCCGCCGCTCCAGCTGCCCATACCGAATTTGCCGCCCTTACCGCAGAGCATGATCAAGCCCATGTCGTGCCAGATGCAGGACTCGGCGAGCGACTTCCTGCCTCAGGCCGTGCGCATGAGGGCCGCCGAGGCGCCCGAAGGCtccaagaagaagaaaggaCTCGGGAAGACAGGAAGGCGCGGCAGACCTGCGGGTACCACCAAGTCCGCTGGGTATCGGACAAGCACGGGGAGACCGCCTGGTACCACGAGGGCAGCTGGGTTCAAAACGAGCCCCGGGAGACCGCTGGGGACGACCAAAGCCGCGGGTTACAAGGTCAGTCCCGGGAGGCCTCCGGGTAGCATCAAGACATTGGCGAAACTCAACAAACTGGACTATAGCGCCTGTAACGGAGCCCCCTTCCCTTACACGCTGATGCAGAAACGGGCGCTTTGTGAAGCCACAGTCAAAGAGAAAAACACTAGCGAATGA
- the ppp2caa gene encoding protein phosphatase 2 catalytic subunit alpha a, with translation MDEKVFTKELDQWIEQLNECKQLSENQVKFLCEKAKEILSKESNVQEVRCPVTVCGDVHGQFHDLMELFKIGGKSPDTNYLFMGDYVDRGYYSVETVTLLVCLKVRYRERITILRGNHESRQITQVYGFYDECLRKYGNANVWKYFTDLFDYLPLTALVDTQIFCLHGGLSPSIDTLDHIRALDRIQEVPHEGPMCDLLWSDPDDRGGWGISPRGAGYTFGQDISETFNHANSLTLVSRAHQLVMEGYNWCHERNVVTIFSAPNYCYRCGNQAAIMELDDTLKYSFLQFDPAPRRGEPHVTRRTPDYFL, from the exons ATGGACGAGAAGGTGTTTACGAAAGAACTGGATCAATGGATCGAGCAGCTGAACGAGTGCAAGCAGCTCTCGGAGAATCAGGTTAAATTCTTATGCGAGAAa GCTAAAGAGATTTTATCCAAGGAGTCCAATGTTCAGGAGGTGCGTTGTCCGGTCACGGTGTGCGGAGATGTCCACGGGCAATTCCACGACCTCATGGAGCTCTTCAAGATCGGTGGAAAATCGCCAGACACCAACTATCTGTTCATGGGCGACTACGTGGACCGAGGCTATTACTCTGTAGAGACTGTCACACTGCTGGTGTGTTTAAAG GTTCGCTACCGAGAGCGAATCACCATCCTCCGAGGGAACCACGAGAGCAGACAGATCACGCAGGTGTACGGCTTCTACGACGAGTGCCTGAGGAAATACGGCAACGCGAACGTTTGGAAATATTTCACCGACCTTTTCGACTACCTTCCACTCACTGCTCTGGTGGACACACAG aTTTTCTGTCTCCATGGAGGACTCTCTCCGTCCATCGATACGCTGGACCACATTCGAGCTCTGGACCGCATCCAGGAAGTCCCACATGAG GGCCCCATGTGCGACCTGTTGTGGTCGGATCCCGACGACCGCGGTGGCTGGGGGATCTCGCCCAGAGGAGCCGGCTACACGTTCGGCCAGGACATCTCAGAAACCTTCAATCACGCCAACTCTCTCACCCTGGTGTCCAGAGCTCACCAGCTGGTCATGGAG GGCTACAACTGGTGTCACGAGCGGAACGTCGTCACCATCTTCAGCGCTCCCAATTACTGCTACCGCTGCGGCAACCAGGCGGCCATCATGGAGCTCGACGACACGCTCAAGTATTCATT tttgcAGTTCGACCCGGCGCCGAGAAGAGGAGAACCGCACGTGACCCGCCGGACCCCCGACTACTTCCTGTAA
- the si:ch1073-44g3.1 gene encoding UPF0461 protein C5orf24 homolog isoform X3 — protein sequence MRKMMHQVGSSNNDYGLGGLGEDGQHSSGHFELCASQSGKFYPSGPPPPLQLPIPNLPPLPQSMIKPMSCQMQDSASDFLPQAVRMRAAEAPEGSKKKKGLGKTGRRGRPAGTTKSAGYRTSTGRPPGTTRAAGFKTSPGRPLGTTKAAGYKVSPGRPPGSIKTLAKLNKLDYSACNGAPFPYTLMQKRALCEATVKEKNTSE from the exons ATGAG aaaaaTGATGCATCAAGTAGGTAGCAGCAACAACGATTACGGATTGGGAGGCCTGGGAGAAGATGGCCAGCACTCAAGTGGACATTTTGAGTTGTGCGCCTCGCAATCGGGGAAGTTCTATCCGTCCGGGCCGCCTCCGCCGCTCCAGCTGCCCATACCGAATTTGCCGCCCTTACCGCAGAGCATGATCAAGCCCATGTCGTGCCAGATGCAGGACTCGGCGAGCGACTTCCTGCCTCAGGCCGTGCGCATGAGGGCCGCCGAGGCGCCCGAAGGCtccaagaagaagaaaggaCTCGGGAAGACAGGAAGGCGCGGCAGACCTGCGGGTACCACCAAGTCCGCTGGGTATCGGACAAGCACGGGGAGACCGCCTGGTACCACGAGGGCAGCTGGGTTCAAAACGAGCCCCGGGAGACCGCTGGGGACGACCAAAGCCGCGGGTTACAAGGTCAGTCCCGGGAGGCCTCCGGGTAGCATCAAGACATTGGCGAAACTCAACAAACTGGACTATAGCGCCTGTAACGGAGCCCCCTTCCCTTACACGCTGATGCAGAAACGGGCGCTTTGTGAAGCCACAGTCAAAGAGAAAAACACTAGCGAATGA